The nucleotide sequence TCCTGCGGCAAAGCCGGCAGCGACCGCTCAGGCACAGACTCAGGCTCCTGTGGCTGCAGCTGCGCCTGCGACTCAAGCAGCTCCGGTTGTTGAAAACAAACCGAAAATTGCCTCTGGTTCGAATTCCAAAGAGCGCTGGGTGAACTTTGTTGAACTGCTTCGTCAGGACGACGCTTTGTTCGCCGCAAAAGTGGAAAATTTACTGTTTGTTAAGGAAGAGGGAAAGCTGATCAGCCTTGGCGTTCCTGTGAAATTGGCCTTCCTGAAAGACCAAATGGCTGACGCCCAAGTGCGCAAAAAACTACAGGGATTTATTGATTCGTACTGGGGTGCTGGGTATTCTTTTGAGGTATTGATGAGTCGTGATCAGGTCGGCGAATCCGCCCAAGCCATCCAGCAGAAAAAAGTGCAGATGGCCGAAGAGGATCTGCGCAACAAGATCATCGAAAACCCCATGGTTAAAGCCGCTCAAACCGTGTTCAAGGGACAGATCAAGTCCATCGTTGAACTGAACAAGCGCGGCCACTAAAAAAGGAGATTTTATGAAGGGTATGCCCGGCGGAATGGCCCAGCTGATGAAGCAAGCCAACCAAATGCAGATGAAAATGAAGAAAGCCCAGGAAGAACTTGCAAAAGTTGAGTACGAAGCTTCTTCCGGTGGCGGCGCTGTAAAAGTAAAAGTGAACGGCGACCACTTGATCACTGCATTGACCATCGACCCTGAAGTTTTGAAAGCTGGCGATGTTGAGATGCTTCAGGACATGATCCTGTCTGCAACCAACGAAGCAGTTAAAACAGCCCGTGATACTTCCGCTAAAGAAATGGAAAAAATCACTGGCGGTCTAAATATCCCAGGAATGTTCTAGGGGCAACAGCCCACAGTGCTGAGGGCGCCACAGGCGTCCGAAGCTGGAGTAGTAAGTGTTACATATTTCTGCCCTTGAAAAATTAGTCCACGAGTTGAGCCGTCTGCCTGGTATCGGGCCGAAGACTGCTCAGCGTCTGGCTTATTACATTCTGCGTACCGGGAACGAATACCCGGAACGTTTGAGTGAGGCGCTTTTGCGCGTCAAGGCTGAAGTTCACGACTGCCCAACCTGCTTCAACTACACTGACACGGATATCTGCCGCTATTGTGAGGATTCTCACCGTTCGGATGAATCCATCTGTGTGGTTGAAGAGCCCTCCGACATCATGAGAATTGAATCTTCAGGCGCGTTCCGTGGCCGCTACCATGTTTTGCATGGAGCGATTTCTCCGCTGGAAGGCATCGGCCCTAAAGAATTGAAAATCAAAGAGCTGATCGACCGTGTTGATGACGGTTTGAACGGCACCAGCCCGGTTATCAAGGAAATCATCCTTGCATTGGATGCGGACCTTGAGGGCGACACCACCATTTTATACCTGGCAAAGCAGCTGCAGGGCAAAGGCTTGAAACTTTCTCGCATTGCCCATGGAGTTCCTATTGGCAGCGACATCGATTTCGTAGATGATAGAACGATGGGTCGCGCCCTGCAAAACCGCGTGGAGCTGTAATGTCCTTTATTAACTACAATGCCAAAGAAATTCACTGCAAAGTCGTGTACTACGGCCCATCCCTGGGCGGTAAAACCACGAACATCCAGTGGGTTTACCAGAAAACAGCCGAGGATCAAAAATCCAAGCTGGTGGCATTGAATACGGACATCGAGCGCACCCTGTTCTTTGACTTCCTCCCATTAAATGTTGGCGACATCCGTGGATTTAAAACCCGTTTCCACCTTTACACTGTTCCAGGTCAGGTGGTTTACGATGCTTCCCGCAAGCTGATCCTGAAAGGATTGGATGGCGTGATCTTCGTGGCGGACTCCCAGATTGAACGTATGGACGAAAACTTAGAGTCCCTGCGCAATCTGGAACGCAATCTGGAGCAACAAGGCTACGACATCCGCGAAATCCCGCTGATCATGCAGTACAACAAGCGTGATTTGCCGAACGTGGCGTCCCTGGCAGAGCTTAGAAGTGCTCTGAACCCTTATAACGCCCCTGAAATCGAAGGCTGCGCTTCTGAAGGCCGTGGCGTCTTTGAATCGCTTAAAACCGTTTCTAAATCCATTATCAACGTTCTTAAAGGCGGCACCACTCTGTAAACCTTGGCCGTCATGGCTGGGCTTTTGTGGGGTTGCATTTCGTTCTCTTCGTGCTATATGAGGCCCATCTGTATTCATTTGGGTTACAATAGGCCCGAGGTAGATATGTCTTATGATATTGCTGCTGATATTCAGCGCCTGAAAAAAGAAAAAAACGCCGTCATTCTGGCTCACTATTATGAAGATGGTGATATCCAGGACATCGCCGACTATGTCGGTGACAGCTTCTATCTGGCCAAGATGGGCCAACAGGTACAGCAAGACACCATCCTGCTTGCCGGCGTTGTGTTCATGGCCGAAAGCGTGAAGATCCTAAATCCCACCAAGACAGTTCTGGTTCCGGACATGGAAGCCAGCTGTTCTCTTGTTAAAGGCGCGCCTTACGATCAGTACCTGGCGTGGCGCCGTCAGCACCCGGACGGGATTGCGGTGACCTACATTAATTCCAGCGCGGAAGTGAAATCCATTTCTGATGTGATCATCACTTCTTCCAATGCTCAGCAGATCGTTGAATCCATTCCGAAAGACCGCAAGATTTTGTTCGGACCGGATCAGCACCTGGGTCGCTGGTTGATGAAAAAACTAAATCGTGAGTTTGTGCTGTGGCCAGGGGCGTGCGAAGTGCACGTGCTGTTCAATGCCCGCAAACTTCACGAACTGATCGCCCAACACCCGGATGCGGTGGTGATTGCGCACCCTGAGTGCGATGAATCCGTGTTGCAGTATGCTTCTGTGGCAGGCTCCACTTCCCGTTTGCTGGAAGAGGTTCAGAAAAACCCGGCGAAGAAATTCATCGTGGCCACTGAAACTGGTATTTTCCACCAGATGCAAAAACTTCGTCCGGACGTGACGCTGATTCAAGCGCCGGTTCTGGATGCCGGCTGTTCTTGCAACAACTGCCCATACATGAAGATGAACAACATGGAAAAAATCAAACACGCTTTGGAAACATTCCAGCCGCAAGTGGGCCTGGATGAGGCATTGCGCCTGAAAGCCAAGGTGTCTTTGGATCGCATGATGGACATCACCAGCGGCAAACCTGTCAGCTGGCCTGCGGAATTCACGGTTTAATCCTTTATGGACTCTTTGGTTCTTTCCGAACAACTGACAGAGTCCGCGCGAAAGCTTCTTCAGTCTCCGGGTTTGCAAATTCATGCCCGCCCGGAATGGGGAAGCCACAATCCCGCACATCGCGAACTGATCCGTGCGGAAATTCAAAAGCTGCTTCCTGAAAACTGGCACTCTTCCACTTCCCACACGGAAGGCTTGGGTGTCATCATGCTTTCGGCTTCGCCAATTGGTGTGGATGTCGAAGTCACCGTGCGTGTGACTGACAAAACCGTGTCCCGCGTGTCGTCACAAGAAGAACTGACCGAGGCGCCAAGTGCTGCGGCCTTGTGGTGTGCGAAAGAGGCGTGTTTTAAGGCGCTTCGTTCGTATGATCAGCCGTCGGTGATCTCTAAAATTTCTATAGGGTCGTGGGAAAATATAGATTCTCAGACTGAGACATTCCGTCTTTCAAACCCTGAAACGTTTAATTCCTCCTCTGAAAACAGGGGTGTGATGATGAAAATTTCCACCTGGAGTTTGGCCTTTTTTATTTTTCCCTCTTAACTTTGGTCGAGTCCTGCCGAAGAGTTTATTAACCGACGCTAATGCAGTTTGTTTTTAAGGTAGGTGAAAAATGGGAAGTTCAAAATACAACCGCAGAGTGGCTCCAAGGACCGAAGTCTCTCCCATTCATATTTCGTATCTCACTTCACTGGATGACTTTGCAAAGATCGCAAAGAACAGTGAGATTGTCGAAGCCTCTTCCACCGGACTTTTGCTTCTGGTGAAGCGCGAGGATCTGATTCCATCAGCCCTGCGCAAGACGCTGACGCTGGATTGCCTGATTGGCGACCGGGTGTTCATGCATCTGGAAGAAATGAATCTTGAAATCTCGGGCGTAATTACGCGCACGCAGCTTCTGGGCAAGAAGGGTTTCTATGTGGCTGTGGACTACAGCGACGAGGCTCCGGAATACTGGCGTGAGTGCCTGATGGATCTCTTGCCCCGTCCGGGCGAGCTTGATTAAAACACCACGAAAACCACCAGTCGCGGGGTCGAAAGATCCCGCGATTTTTTTGCAATCTTTTCAGCCAAATGCCATTTGATTGGCCGGTCCCTTAAACGCCCTTTAAGATCCCGCCCATGAAACTTTGGCTGTTCACCCTGACATTCCTGGCAGTGCTGGCTCCGTCCCACGTGGCGGTTCAGCGCGTGTTGTGCCCGGCTCTTTTGCCGGTCAATGCCAGCGCCTCTGTCAGCGAAGGACTTTCCGAAGATCAGCTGAATCAGCTGCTGGCGCTTTTCCAAAAGTCTTATCCCGATATCGATTTTCAATCCAGCTGGTACAACGACACCATCAATGCCCAGGCTTTGCGTTTTGACGAGTCAAAACTGATCATCGTCTATGGCGGTTTGGTGCGTGAATCCACCACCACGCCTGACAGCTTGGCGTTGATGATCTGCCATGAGGTCGGTCACCACAAGGGGGGCGCGCCTTATTTCAGAGATGCCGATGGCCGGGACACCTGGGCTTCGGCTGAGGGCGCTGCGGATTATTATTCCATTCGTGGCTGCTTCACGCGCATTGCCTCGATGATGAAGACCCCGGCAGCGCGCCTGTCGGAACGCGATGAAGCCTTGCTGGAACAAACCTGTGCTAATTCCGCAAAGCCCACCGTGTGCCGTCGCGCCTTGCAGTCCGGCGCCCTGATGGCGAAATTGCAGTGGAATGTCTTTCCCAACAATCAGCCCGTTCCCGCTCTGGATGCCGAAGACAGCAATGTTCCGGCGACCACCTTGCTGGGATATCCAAGCCCGCAATGCCGCTTGGATACTTTCCGCGCCAGCGCTTTGCTGCAAGAACGCCCGTCTTGCTGGTACCGCCCTCTTTAAGGCATCAGGTGTCTTATATTTTGACAGCTCCGTTTCTTCAGATCGAAGCAGGATTATTTTAAACAGGTACAGGCCTTGCTTTAGAGAAGAACTCGAATCAACCAAGGAGTCTGTTCCATGAAGATCGCCGCCACATCCCTGCTGTTTTGCTCTTTGCTTCTAAGTGCCCTTTCCGCCTCGGCGGGCATGACCAGCGGGACCATCGGGGTAAGCCTGACCATCGTGGAGGCCGGCCGTCTTTCCTCAGACGTCACCAGCGAATCTTCCCAGCTTCGTGATATCAAAGCCCTCAGCATTCTGACGGAAGCCAAAGATGGCGCGGTGGTGGATGTGTACATCAATCGCCAACTGATCACTTCCGTGCGCTCACAAAAAGGTGTCGTGAACTTTGAGCTGAATTGGACATCCGAAGACAAAATGAATCTGGAACTGCGATCCGGCGGCAAGGTGCTTGAGCCGTTGCAGACTGCCTATATCACCCCAAGCACGACGATGGTTCCGAAGATGTCGACCCAAGCGTATCAGCGCCAGGTGCAGGTCACCAACGACGATGGAACTTTAAGCACCAAGACCATTGAAGTGAAGACCGTGGTGGTTGAATACTAAGTGGTTATTGGAAATTAGAAATTGATTTA is from Bdellovibrio bacteriovorus str. Tiberius and encodes:
- a CDS encoding YbaB/EbfC family nucleoid-associated protein, whose product is MKGMPGGMAQLMKQANQMQMKMKKAQEELAKVEYEASSGGGAVKVKVNGDHLITALTIDPEVLKAGDVEMLQDMILSATNEAVKTARDTSAKEMEKITGGLNIPGMF
- the recR gene encoding recombination mediator RecR is translated as MLHISALEKLVHELSRLPGIGPKTAQRLAYYILRTGNEYPERLSEALLRVKAEVHDCPTCFNYTDTDICRYCEDSHRSDESICVVEEPSDIMRIESSGAFRGRYHVLHGAISPLEGIGPKELKIKELIDRVDDGLNGTSPVIKEIILALDADLEGDTTILYLAKQLQGKGLKLSRIAHGVPIGSDIDFVDDRTMGRALQNRVEL
- the mglA gene encoding GTPase MglA, whose protein sequence is MSFINYNAKEIHCKVVYYGPSLGGKTTNIQWVYQKTAEDQKSKLVALNTDIERTLFFDFLPLNVGDIRGFKTRFHLYTVPGQVVYDASRKLILKGLDGVIFVADSQIERMDENLESLRNLERNLEQQGYDIREIPLIMQYNKRDLPNVASLAELRSALNPYNAPEIEGCASEGRGVFESLKTVSKSIINVLKGGTTL
- the nadA gene encoding quinolinate synthase NadA translates to MSYDIAADIQRLKKEKNAVILAHYYEDGDIQDIADYVGDSFYLAKMGQQVQQDTILLAGVVFMAESVKILNPTKTVLVPDMEASCSLVKGAPYDQYLAWRRQHPDGIAVTYINSSAEVKSISDVIITSSNAQQIVESIPKDRKILFGPDQHLGRWLMKKLNREFVLWPGACEVHVLFNARKLHELIAQHPDAVVIAHPECDESVLQYASVAGSTSRLLEEVQKNPAKKFIVATETGIFHQMQKLRPDVTLIQAPVLDAGCSCNNCPYMKMNNMEKIKHALETFQPQVGLDEALRLKAKVSLDRMMDITSGKPVSWPAEFTV
- a CDS encoding 4'-phosphopantetheinyl transferase superfamily protein → MDSLVLSEQLTESARKLLQSPGLQIHARPEWGSHNPAHRELIRAEIQKLLPENWHSSTSHTEGLGVIMLSASPIGVDVEVTVRVTDKTVSRVSSQEELTEAPSAAALWCAKEACFKALRSYDQPSVISKISIGSWENIDSQTETFRLSNPETFNSSSENRGVMMKISTWSLAFFIFPS